From the genome of Spinacia oleracea cultivar Varoflay chromosome 2, BTI_SOV_V1, whole genome shotgun sequence, one region includes:
- the LOC110805608 gene encoding F-box protein FBW2, with product MEEGSEFRQWDELIPDALGLIFKKLPLEDILTVIPRVCKAWGKAVQGPYCWLEIDIDEWSVHCESEKLERMLRLLITRSSGSLRKLHVSCVNNDQSFAFIAENAGSLQNLVMRRSEISDSIVEQLAGKFTRLTSLDLSYCCQISTHALEAIGKNCKLLSSLSWNMHPLGSAFKPSHADEAHAIAKTMPKLKQLELAYLRINVECVLNILSGCPNLEFLDLRGCWDVHLDKNALVKRHPKLEILGPQVVMGVFERRAYFDDYYSDSDFSDYDYMDYSDDESFDGMWDDEDIELRIYEGPDNMYEFGWPPSP from the exons ATGGAAGAAGGAAGTGAATTTAGACAATGGGATGAGTTAATTCCAGATGCATTAGGGTTAATATTCAAGAAGCTCCCTTTAGAGGACATATTGACAGTGATTCCTAGGGTATGCAAGGCATGGGGGAAAGCTGTTCAAGGGCCTTATTGTTGGTTAGAGATTGACATTGATGAGTGGAGTGTACATTGCGAGTCCGAGAAGCTCGAACGGATGCTCCGATTGCTTATTACTCGAAGCTCCGGTTCGCTTCGTAAGCTCCATGTTTCTTGTGTCAATAATGATCAGAGTTTTGCTTTCATTGCTGAAAA TGCTGGATCCCTTCAGAATCTTGTAATGCGGAGAAGTGAAATCAGTGACTCAATCGTAGAGCAATTAGCCGGAAAGTTCACTAGACTCACTTCATTAGACCTGAGCTACTGTTGTCAGATTAGCACCCATGCTTTAGAAGCCATTGGCAAAAACTGTAAACTCTTGTCTTCCTTAAGCTGGAACATGCACCCTTTAGGCTCGGCTTTCAAACCATCACACGCCGATGAAGCTCACGCTATTGCCAAAACAATGCCTAAACTTAAACAACTTGAGTTAGCTTACCTCCGAATCAACGTAGAGTGTGTCCTTAACATCCTTTCGGGGTGCCCTAACCTTGAGTTTTTGGACTTAAGAGGGTGTTGGGATGTTCATTTAGACAAAAATGCCCTTGTGAAACGGCACCCTAAGTTGGAGATTCTCGGGCCTCAAGTAGTGATGGGTGTGTTCGAAAGAAGAGCGTATTTCGATGATTATTACTCGGATTCGGACTTTTCGGATTACGATTATATGGATTATAGTGATGATGAAAGCTTTGATGGAATGTGGGATGATGAAGATATAGAGCTCAGGATTTATGAAGGCCCTGATAACATGTATGAATTCGGTTGGCCTCCATCGCCTTAG
- the LOC110805748 gene encoding protein EXORDIUM-like 2, whose translation MANHHNNPHFLILATLVVASSFFLPCSASPPRKLALVQQEPLTLKYHNGPLLKGNLTVNLIWYGKFTPIQRSIIIDFIQSLSSKIARTSQPSVFSWWQITERYRGGPSTVTLGKQFLDQTYSLGKVLTPAQLVVLASKLPHRNSINVVLTSADVVPDMFCMSSCGAHGSGLAGKHKKIKFAYAWVGNPEKQCPGQCAWPFHQPIYGPQTPALVSPNGDVGVDGMIMNLATVLAGAVTNPFDNGYFQGPVDGGLEAVSACTGIFGSGSYPGYPGKVLVDRTTGASFNAYGAHGRKYLLPAMWDPKTSACKTLV comes from the coding sequence ATGGCTAATCATCATAATAACCCTCATTTCTTAATTTTAGCCACTCTTGTTGTAGCTTCTTCCTTCTTCCTACCTTGCTCGGCCTCGCCGCCACGTAAGCTAGCTCTAGTACAACAAGAGCCTCTTACACTAAAATACCATAATGGCCCTCTTCTCAAAGGTAACCTTACCGTTAATCTCATTTGGTATGGTAAGTTCACCCCAATCCAACGGTCCATAATCATTGACTTCATCCAATCACTTTCCTCTAAAATAGCACGTACATCACAACCGTCGGTTTTTTCCTGGTGGCAAATTACCGAAAGGTACAGGGGAGGACCTTCCACCGTTACCTTAGGAAAGCAATTCCTAGACCAAACTTACTCCCTAGGGAAAGTCTTAACCCCTGCTCAACTCGTCGTTTTAGCCTCTAAACTCCCTCATAGGAACTCAATCAACGTCGTTTTGACATCTGCTGACGTGGTACCGGACATGTTTTGCATGAGCTCGTGCGGTGCACATGGGTCCGGTTTAGCGGGAAAACACAAAAAGATCAAGTTTGCTTATGCTTGGGTGGGTAACCCGGAAAAACAGTGTCCGGGTCAGTGTGCTTGGCCCTTTCATCAACCCATATATGGCCCACAAACCCCGGCACTCGTTTCCCCGAATGGTGACGTTGGGGTTGATGGTATGATTATGAACTTGGCCACGGTGTTGGCTGGGGCTGTTACTAACCCGTTTGATAACGGATATTTTCAAGGTCCGGTTGATGGTGGTTTGGAAGCGGTTTCTGCTTGTACGGGTATATTTGGGTCGGGTTCTTACCCTGGATACCCGGGTAAGGTCCTGGTTGACCGTACAACAGGAGCAAGTTTTAATGCGTATGGGGCCCATGGGCGTAAGTATTTGCTTCCGGCTATGTGGGACCCGAAAACTTCGGCGTGTAAAACTCTTGTGTGA